The Balneola vulgaris DSM 17893 DNA window TTCAACCATATGGTGTAAAAGACAATCCACACTCAATTCTAGATGTAGCTGATATCGTTTTTGTGAACCCAGTAAATACTGGCTATTCAAGAATTCTTGACCCAGAAGCAGATCGTCGACAGTTCTTTGGTGTAAATCAAGATATTGCATACTTATCAAAATGGATTAATGCATTTGTTCATAGAGTAAATAGATGGAGATCACCGAAATACTTAATTGGTGAAAGCTATGGTACTACAAGAGTTTCTGGCTTAGCTAATTCGCTTCAAAACAGCCAATGGATGTACTTAAACGGTGTGATCCTTGTATCACCTACAGAGTTAGGGATTCATTCTGGTGCAGGAAGACGTGAAGGTCCATTAGGAGCTGCTCTAAGAGTTCCATATTTCACGGCTGCGGCATGGTATCACAACAAGCTACCAAGCGACTTACAATCGAAAGATTTAGATGAAGTACTCGAAATTTCAGAAAAATATTCTCTGGAAACATTAATGCCTATTATCGCAAAAGGTGGTTTTGTAAGTGATAGCGAAAGAGACCAAGCAGCTACTGAGATGGCTCGTCTATCTGGGATCTCTAAAAAAGCAATTTTGCAGTACAACTTAGATGTTCCAACCTCATTCTATTGGAAAGAACTACTACGTGAAGAAGGCTATACTGTAGGTCGACTAGATTCGCGCTATAAAGGTATTGATCGTACGGATGGTGGTGACAGCCCCGATTTCAACTCTGAGTTAACTTCATGGTTGCATTCTTTTACTCCTGCTATCAACTACTATTTCCAGAATGAGCTGAATTGGAACACCGACATCAAGTACAATATGTTTGGGCCAGTTCATCCATGGGATAGAAGTAATAACAACACGGGTGAAAACCTTCGCCAAGCAATGGCTCAAAACCCATATCTACATGTACTAACTCAATCGGGTTACTATGATGGAGCAACGAAGTATTTCGATGCAAAATATACGATGTGGCAAATTGACCCAAGCGGAAAGATGAAAGATCGTTTATCATTTAAAGGCTACCGAAGTGGTCATATGATGTACTTACGTGCTGAAGATCTTAAAAATGCGAATGATGACATTCGTGAGTTTATTAAAAACTCAATTCCACCAGCAGGCACTCCAGCGAAGTACTAAATCTTACCATTTTATTTTAGTGAGAAACGCCCCTATCGGATCAACGAGGTTGAACCCTGATAGGGGCTTTTATTTTTAGCTTACTTCTTCAAGCGCACTCGTTTCTTTCATAACACGTTCTTGGATATCATAAGGTGCCGAGGCGTAATGTGAAAAACTTCTTCGATACGTGGCACTACCTTGTGTTATGGATTTCAAGGAAGTTGCGTATCTATCGAGTTCCTCTAGGGGTACTTGAGCTTTGATTTTCTGTAAGCTCCCCCCTTCATTCTCCATACCTTGAATTTGGCCTCTGCGAGTACCTAAATCGCCTAGAACATCTCCCATATAGTTGGCTGGCACAATTACTTCAACGTTATAAATAGGCTCCATTAACTGTGGATTAGCTTTTAAGAACCCATCTCTGAAAGCCATGCGTGCAGCCGTTTTAAATGCCGCTTCGTTACTATCTACTGAATGCATCGATCCATCAAATACAGAAACACGCACGTCTCGCACACAGCAACCACTTAACGGGCCATTCTCCATTTTCTCCATAATGCCCTTCAAAATAGCTGGCATAAATCGGTTGTCAATTACCCCGCCTACTATACAATTATTGAATACGAGTTTACCACCCCAAGGTAAATCATGGGTTTCTGAATTTCGGACTTTCAAATCTTTAGGATCTACCATGCCTTCTTCATAGGGTTCTATCAGCATTTCGACTTCAGCAAATTGCCCTGCCCCTCCCGATTGCTTTTTATGCTTATACTTTGAAACTACCGATGAAGTGAGTGTTTCTCTGTAGGGTATTCTGGGTGAATAGAACTCAACATCGAGCTTATATCGATTTTGTAACTCATGCTCGATCACACCAAGATGTTCAACCCCTTGCCCATGAATAATAATCTGTTTGAGCTCTTGGCTGTGTTCTATAATTATGGATGGATCTTCTCGGTGAATCTGATGGAGAGCTGTACCTAATTTATCTTCATCACCATCATTTTTTAGTTTTACTGCTGTTCTAATAATGGTTGAAGGAAACACGATTTCTTCAAGCTTAACTTCCTTTCCTTTTACAACTAAAGTATCGTTAACCTCTCCTTCTTTAAGTTTAACTACAGCACCAATATCACCAGTTTTTAGCTCCTTTACTTCGATTCGCTTTTGCCCTTCAGTGAGATATAGACTTCCAAGACGCACACTATTGCCCGTACTCGCATTTACTAAGTCCATTCCGGGCTTCACAGAACCGCTGTATACCTTAAAGTAAATGAGGTCCCCAACATGCGACTCTGAATGAGTTTTAAATAGAAAAATGGTAGACTCCCCATTTTGAAGCAGTTGAAATGGTTCTCCTTGATCTGTTTTGGGAGGATTTCCTTCTAGAGGGTTTGGTGCAATGTCATCGATGAAGCCCATGATGCGACCAGTCCCCATATTTTTTGATGCACAACTACAGAATAATGGGTTTATCAATCCACTTACAAAGGCTTGATGTAAACCAACCTCCATCTGCTCTTCATCCAAGGTACCTTGCTCGAAATAGACATCCATGAGCGACTCATCATTTTCGGCAACTATTTCAACCAGTTCTTGATGTAATTTGGCTGCTTGAGCTTCTAATGAATCAGGGATTGGCAACTTATCTGGCTTCCCTCCTCCATCTGGAAATTCATACATCGTCATTCGAAGTACATCTACAATGGCATGGAAGTCGTTACCCTCGCTGTATGGAAATTGAACAACCGTAACTTGTCGCCCATAATGTTCTTTTGCTTGCTCCACCGTTGCCCAAAAATCGGAGCGTTCATTATCTAGTTTATTTACTACAAACAAAGACGGCACATTATAGTGCCGTGTGTACTTCCATAAATTGTCGGTTCCAACCTCTACTCCTTGTTCTGCATTTAGTACAAAAATAGCGGTATCAGCAACCCTTAAGGGGCCGGCCACTTCCCCTACAAAATCTGATGTTCCAGGTGTATCTATTAAATTTATTTTATGACCACGCCAATCCAAATTCATAAATGAAGAAAAAATCGATTTTTGTTTTTCCTTCTCAATGAAATGATAATCAGAGACGGTATTCTTCTCTTCTATACTACCACGCCTATTTATTGCTCCTGCCTCATAAAGCATGGTTTCTGCCATCGTTGTTTTTCCTGAACCTGCATGCCCAAGTAATACAACATTTCTTACTCTAGTAGGATCGTATACTTTCATGGTTACTCCTGAGATTGCTAACGGTTTATAATTCTCTTAACTAGATTGAGGTGCTTCCATTTTTTGCACTTATATTTCCAATAAATTGAAGAACAGCAGTATTTACTGCGACTAATTAAATTAAACGGCTAGAGCAAATAAGCAAGATGAAAAAGATTCTCTTAATTCAAACGGGTGGTACGATCGCTATGAGTGCAAAAGGCGATGGAGTAGAATTAGATCCTGAGGCGTGGTCGAACCTACTTTATAAAGAATTTCCAGAACTTGAAGAACTTGCCCAAATTGATACCTACCCCTTATTTTTTGAGGACAGTTCTGATTTAAACAGTAGCCACTGGGTGAACCTTGCCAACTGCATAGATAGTAATTATGAAAAGTATAATGGGTTTGTGATTCTGCATGGAACAGATACTATGGCCTATACCGCTTCCGCCTTGTCATTTGCCTTACAGAATCTAGCTAAACCTGTCATCTTCACAGGTAGTCAAGTTCCAATGAGTAGCATCCGTAGTGATGCTCGTCGCAATCTCATTAATGCTATTGAAATGGCTACCACTCCTATTCAAGAAGTCGCTATTTGTTTTAATGACCATGTTTATAGAGCCAACCGAGCTACTAAACTTA harbors:
- a CDS encoding S10 family peptidase is translated as MKKLLSISFLLMLIFSVSGIAQQVTLPADSTVVTNHEVSIKGKKIPYSATTGTQPVWDDNGNPIAALFYTYYKRTDIKDDTMRPLVISFNGGPGSASVWMHLAYTGPKILKIDDEGYPIQPYGVKDNPHSILDVADIVFVNPVNTGYSRILDPEADRRQFFGVNQDIAYLSKWINAFVHRVNRWRSPKYLIGESYGTTRVSGLANSLQNSQWMYLNGVILVSPTELGIHSGAGRREGPLGAALRVPYFTAAAWYHNKLPSDLQSKDLDEVLEISEKYSLETLMPIIAKGGFVSDSERDQAATEMARLSGISKKAILQYNLDVPTSFYWKELLREEGYTVGRLDSRYKGIDRTDGGDSPDFNSELTSWLHSFTPAINYYFQNELNWNTDIKYNMFGPVHPWDRSNNNTGENLRQAMAQNPYLHVLTQSGYYDGATKYFDAKYTMWQIDPSGKMKDRLSFKGYRSGHMMYLRAEDLKNANDDIREFIKNSIPPAGTPAKY
- a CDS encoding elongation factor G, producing the protein MKVYDPTRVRNVVLLGHAGSGKTTMAETMLYEAGAINRRGSIEEKNTVSDYHFIEKEKQKSIFSSFMNLDWRGHKINLIDTPGTSDFVGEVAGPLRVADTAIFVLNAEQGVEVGTDNLWKYTRHYNVPSLFVVNKLDNERSDFWATVEQAKEHYGRQVTVVQFPYSEGNDFHAIVDVLRMTMYEFPDGGGKPDKLPIPDSLEAQAAKLHQELVEIVAENDESLMDVYFEQGTLDEEQMEVGLHQAFVSGLINPLFCSCASKNMGTGRIMGFIDDIAPNPLEGNPPKTDQGEPFQLLQNGESTIFLFKTHSESHVGDLIYFKVYSGSVKPGMDLVNASTGNSVRLGSLYLTEGQKRIEVKELKTGDIGAVVKLKEGEVNDTLVVKGKEVKLEEIVFPSTIIRTAVKLKNDGDEDKLGTALHQIHREDPSIIIEHSQELKQIIIHGQGVEHLGVIEHELQNRYKLDVEFYSPRIPYRETLTSSVVSKYKHKKQSGGAGQFAEVEMLIEPYEEGMVDPKDLKVRNSETHDLPWGGKLVFNNCIVGGVIDNRFMPAILKGIMEKMENGPLSGCCVRDVRVSVFDGSMHSVDSNEAAFKTAARMAFRDGFLKANPQLMEPIYNVEVIVPANYMGDVLGDLGTRRGQIQGMENEGGSLQKIKAQVPLEELDRYATSLKSITQGSATYRRSFSHYASAPYDIQERVMKETSALEEVS